A genomic region of Cryptococcus gattii WM276 chromosome F, complete sequence contains the following coding sequences:
- a CDS encoding Oligopeptide transporter, putative; Ygl114wp (Similar to TIGR gene model, INSD accession AAW44028.1) — MNPVSPPSSRGMRDYIPQGMEDEDLDGEYLDMEEPIEGDFTLRATLAGLGVGVVLCMTNIYFGLQTGWVSMMSLQSALLGFAIFRVPAFLPRLFPSMRPFTPQENVVLQTTAVATGTMPLAAGLVGIIPALSMMSPEIDGREPLFMGWVDLVMWCLAVAFFGVFLAVPLRKQVIVKEKLVFPSGTATAQLISLLHQTTPVEVHRTPTRAYRRLRRSSTSVSPSRSRRHDNDEDEEWDDAREAEGDEEKGVEIMTGKGWWALGTSFVASGSLTVLSFLFPILFSIPVFDVLSLPFGSSLAASWMWWFTPSLSYIGQGIIMGFPVTVSMNIGMVVGWAILSPLSKHLGWAPGPVSSTTDGSRGWILWVALAIMIAESIISLLPITFSYISTALRQYRQRNYRSGIFASEARSPSRQISGEEDYFNPPDKDEEPEFEPPERLVPSSWVSWGLGVSGVMGVVLVWVVFGSDGIHPWATAIGLLLACILSLIGVRALGETDLNPVSGIGKISQLIFAILQPGNVVANIIAGGVAEAGAQQAGDLMQDLKTGHLLRASPRSQFYGQMIGSLASVFVATAGYKFYTSAYTIPGPEFAVPSAGIWLNLARLLNNGHLPSHVIPFMLGFGALFACVSFVKVFRSSFPASIASSRLITHLPSGIAFAVGFLNSPSFSIARLIGGYIAYRAAKTTGTGETPLLVIVVASGFVLGEGVVSVITLGLTSAGMGAISCWGCGINGGGYCSGGC; from the exons ATGAATCCAGT CTCCCCGCCATCATCCAGAGGTATGCGCGATTACATACCGCAGGGCATGGAAGACGAAGACTTGGATGGGGAGTATCTGGACATGGAGGAGCCCATCGAAGGAGATTTCACACTGCGAGCGACCTTGGCTGGGCTAGGTGTGGGAGTGGTGCTCTGCATGACCAACATATATTTTGGACTTCAAACTG GATGGGTGTCAATGATGTCTCTGCAATCCGCTCTCCTTGGATTTGCAATATTCCGCGTCCCTGCTTTCCTTCCTCGATTGTTCCCGTCCATGAGACCTTTCACACCTCAAGAGAACGTCGTGCTACAGACAACAGCCGTGGCTACAGGGACCATGCCACTCGCTGCTGGTCTTGTAGGAATCATACCGGCGTTGAGCATGATGAGCCCAGAGATCGATGGGCGAGAGCCGCTCTTCATGGGATGGGTAGATCTGGTCATGTGGTGTTTGGCGGTAGCTTTTTTCGG TGTGTTCCTAGCGGTACCGCTCCGCAAGCAGGTTATCGTGAAAGAGAAGCTTGTTTTCCCTTCGGGCA CTGCAACTGCCCAGctcatctctcttcttcatcaaacGACTCCAGTTGAAGTGCATAGAACACCAACCAGGGCTTATCGCCGTCTACGTCGATCGTCAACTTCAGTTTCGCCTAGCCGGAGCCGCAGGCATGATAACGACGAGGACGAAGAATGGGACGATGCTAGAGAGGCAGAGGGGGATGAGGAAAAAGGTGTGGAGATTATGACTGGTAAGGGATGGTGGGCTTTGGGTACTAGTTTCGTTGCTAGTGGCAGTCTTACT GTTTTAagctttctttttcccATTTTATTCTCCATCCCGGTGTTTGACGTTTTAAGTCTTCCATTCGGATCAAGTCTTGCAGCCAGCTGGATGTGGTG GTTTACGCCTTCTCTATCCTACATCGGTCAAG GTATCATTATGGGGTTTCCTGTAACCGTGTCGATGAATATCGGAATGGTAGTAGGATGGGCTATCCTCTCCCCCTTATCAAAACACCTCGGATGGGCCCCGGGACCAGTTTCATCTACGACGGATGGATCTAGAGGTTGGATT CTATGGGTTGCACTTGCCATTATGATAGCCGAATCAATCATTTCCCTGCTTCCCATCACCTTTTCTTATATCTCTACTGCTTTACGTCAGTACCGCCAACGCAACTACCGATCTGGCATCTTCGCTTCCGAAGCGCGATCACCTTCTCGCCAAATCTcaggagaagaagattaTTTCAATCCACCAGACAAGGACGAGGAACCAGAATTTGAGCCTCCTGAAAGGTTGGTGCCAAGTTCATGGGTGTCATGGGGCCTAGGAGTTAGCGGTGTGATGGGTGTCGTACTGGTCTGGGTTGTATTTGGCTCTGATGGGATACACCCTTGGGCAACCGCCATCGGTTTGCTATTGGCTTGTATTCTGAGTCTGATAGGTGTGAGAGCTTTGGGTGAAACTGATTTAAACCCC GTTTCTGGGATCGGAAAGATTAGCCAGCTTATTTTCGCGATCTTACAACCGGGTAATGTTGTGGCCAATATCATTGCTGGTGGAGTAGCGGAG GCTGGAGCCCAACA AGCTGGCGATCTCATGCAAGATCTCAAGACTGGTCATCTTCTTAGAGCTTCTCCTCGAAGTCAGTTTTATGGTCAGATGATTGGTAGCCTGGCGAGTGTATTTGTGGCTACTGCGGGTTACAAATTCTATACCTCGGCGTATACCATTCCCGGTCCTGAATTTGCCGTTCCTTCTGCTGGTATCTG GCTCAATCTTGCACGGCTGCTCAACAATGGTCACCTTCCTTCTCACGTCATACCGTTCATGTTGGGCTTTGGTGCGCTTTTCGCGTGTGTCTCATTCGTTAAAGTGTTCCGTTCGTCCTTCCCGGCGTCCATCGCTTCATCAAGACTTATCACTCATCTCCCTTCTGGTATCGCGTTCGCTGTCGGATTTCTCAACTCTCCATCCTTTTCGATTGCGAGGTTAATCGGCGGGTATATTGCTTACCGTGCTGCCAAAACTACCGGAACGGGAGAAACACCACTGTTGGTGATAGTGGTTGCGAGCGGGTTTGTATTGGGTGAAGGTGTCGTCAGTGTGATAACCCTTGGTTTGACGAGTGCCGGGATGGGAGCGATTAGCTGCTGGGGATGTGGCATCAATGGAGGCGGATACTGCTCCGGCGGTTGTTAG